One Tolypothrix bouteillei VB521301 DNA window includes the following coding sequences:
- the rfbC gene encoding dTDP-4-dehydrorhamnose 3,5-epimerase yields the protein MNIITTEIPEVLIIEPKVFQDERGFFFEAFNYQIFTEQTGIFVNFVQDNHSASKHNVLRGLHYQIQQPQGKLIRAIAGTIFDVAVDIRKSSPTFGKWVGCELSDVNKRQLWIPPGFAHGFVVRSETAEVLYKTTDYYAPKYDRCIVWNDSNLAIDWNLTNPPILSPKDAAGQSFKTADIFL from the coding sequence ATGAATATTATCACTACGGAAATCCCTGAAGTTCTAATTATCGAACCAAAAGTCTTTCAAGACGAACGAGGCTTTTTCTTTGAAGCTTTCAATTATCAAATTTTTACAGAGCAAACAGGTATTTTTGTCAATTTTGTACAAGACAATCACTCAGCCTCAAAACATAATGTCTTGCGGGGATTGCATTACCAAATTCAACAACCACAGGGAAAGCTTATTCGTGCGATCGCTGGCACTATCTTTGATGTAGCTGTAGACATTAGAAAAAGTTCTCCCACTTTCGGCAAATGGGTTGGCTGCGAACTCAGTGATGTGAATAAACGACAATTATGGATACCCCCCGGTTTTGCCCACGGTTTTGTTGTCCGTTCAGAAACAGCCGAAGTTCTATACAAAACTACAGATTATTATGCACCCAAATACGATCGGTGTATTGTTTGGAACGATTCCAATTTAGCAATAGATTGGAATTTAACAAACCCGCCTATCCTATCTCCCAAAGATGCTGCCGGTCAATCTTTCAAAACAGCTGATATTTTTTTGTAA
- a CDS encoding PPC domain-containing protein translates to MSVNLFNASFYRSVNSDLANLNDAQLQSHFQIAGLDEGRRFSPIVDLNFYRSSNNDLRNFSNRQAYEHLQNYGVSEGRKFSPFVDLNFYRNYNGDLASFNNEQLFNHLNFTGVSEGRKFSPFVDLNFYRNYNGDLASFNNEQLFNHLQIAGIVEGRRFSPVVDLNFYRNVNPDLASMTNERALQHLVLTGVEEGRYFSPFVDINRYRAANPDLFAAGFNNKQLFEHLVSYGIAEGRRFSVSYNRNYYYSNNADLRAAGLSNTQLFEHFQRYGLQEGRASSESFNVSYYLANNSDLKALNFSNEQAQQHFEIYGFLENRLAALPGSFSPSPNRDDNALNSAFNIGFLNGSRNLNNQLIDSSDRNDYYRLTLTQTSYFNLSLTELSDYADIEIIFDANGNGVYDSNELLYDGYGSSNQQGSISATLGAGTYFIRIFSEDSNTNTHYTLGISATAAPRTTPKDPGNTFGTAVDFGTLNTQRSFTDFVGSSDRNDYYRFSLDQTSNFNLSLGSLSSYADVELIFDSNGNGIYDANEKWYQSDGNPWRNGTISSTLGAGTYFIRVYTADLIDNTNYTLEIVNS, encoded by the coding sequence ATGTCCGTAAATTTATTTAATGCTAGTTTCTATCGCTCTGTTAATTCTGACTTAGCGAACCTCAATGATGCTCAATTACAGTCCCACTTTCAAATAGCAGGTTTAGATGAAGGTCGTCGCTTTTCTCCAATTGTAGATCTGAACTTTTATCGTTCAAGTAATAATGACCTAAGAAACTTTAGTAACCGTCAAGCTTACGAGCATTTGCAAAACTATGGTGTAAGCGAAGGGCGAAAATTTTCACCCTTTGTTGACCTCAACTTTTATCGCAATTATAACGGCGATTTAGCTAGCTTCAACAACGAGCAACTCTTTAACCATCTAAACTTTACTGGTGTAAGCGAAGGGCGAAAATTTTCACCCTTTGTTGACCTCAACTTTTACCGCAATTATAACGGCGATTTAGCTAGCTTCAACAACGAGCAACTCTTTAACCATCTTCAAATTGCTGGCATTGTTGAAGGGCGTCGATTTTCACCGGTTGTTGACCTCAATTTTTACCGTAATGTCAATCCTGACTTAGCCAGTATGACCAACGAGCGGGCTCTACAGCACTTGGTTCTTACAGGTGTTGAGGAAGGAAGGTACTTTTCTCCATTTGTTGACATCAATCGCTATCGGGCTGCCAACCCCGATTTATTCGCTGCAGGTTTTAATAACAAGCAACTGTTCGAGCACTTAGTTAGCTATGGAATTGCTGAAGGGCGAAGATTTTCAGTTTCTTATAATAGGAATTATTATTACAGTAATAATGCTGACTTAAGAGCAGCAGGTTTATCTAACACTCAGCTGTTTGAACACTTTCAGAGATATGGTTTGCAGGAAGGACGCGCTTCCTCTGAATCCTTTAATGTCAGTTACTACCTAGCCAATAATTCTGATTTAAAAGCATTAAACTTCAGCAACGAGCAGGCGCAACAGCACTTTGAGATTTATGGATTTTTGGAAAATCGTCTAGCAGCCCTACCTGGCTCTTTCTCTCCATCTCCTAATCGAGATGACAATGCTTTGAACAGTGCTTTTAACATTGGTTTTCTTAATGGAAGCCGCAATTTAAACAACCAGCTTATTGATTCAAGCGATCGCAATGACTATTATCGCTTGACCCTAACTCAAACGAGTTACTTTAACTTATCCTTAACCGAGTTAAGCGATTACGCTGATATTGAAATTATTTTTGATGCTAATGGTAACGGAGTTTATGATTCCAACGAACTGTTGTACGACGGTTATGGTAGCAGTAACCAACAGGGTTCAATTAGCGCAACATTAGGAGCGGGAACTTACTTCATTCGGATCTTTTCTGAAGACTCAAACACTAACACCCACTATACACTGGGAATATCAGCAACAGCTGCTCCACGTACAACACCAAAAGATCCGGGCAACACTTTTGGTACAGCCGTTGATTTTGGTACGTTAAATACACAGCGTAGTTTTACAGATTTTGTAGGTAGTAGCGATCGCAACGATTACTACCGCTTTAGTTTAGACCAAACTAGCAACTTTAATCTATCGTTAGGTAGTTTAAGTAGCTATGCAGACGTAGAGTTAATTTTTGATAGTAACGGCAATGGTATATACGATGCCAATGAAAAGTGGTATCAATCTGATGGCAATCCTTGGAGAAATGGTACAATTAGCTCGACATTAGGAGCTGGTACTTACTTTATTCGTGTCTATACTGCCGATCTCATAGATAATACTAATTACACTCTTGAAATAGTTAATAGCTAA
- a CDS encoding CAP domain-containing protein — translation MSVNSFDVNFYRSANPDLKNLTDAQALSHFQNFGLAENRLFSPLVDLSFYRASNQDLANFSNQQAYDHLSNYGISEGRRFSPFVDLNFYRQNNGDLTGLSNEQLFDHLRIAGLTEGRQASSFVDISMSRDYAGNALNLARNVVLNSQTVVYRESIGDGDRDDFYRIELNTQNNSFQLRLNGLSADANVQLLTGNGQIISASTSAGSVNEALSVSDLQAGTYYIRVYQGVSGANTNYNLGLSVAPTSSPVATSAPQPLSPSNNSFIQSILDLTNAERLKAGLQPLQLSDKLNNSAQTHVQNMANKDFFNHTDPNGSSVGDRAKASGFQYSAIGENIAAGHSTAQEVFQAWMNSAGHRANILNPVFQFLGVGYYYLANDTGSVNYNHYWVQDLGTLG, via the coding sequence ATGTCCGTAAATTCATTTGATGTAAATTTTTATCGAAGTGCCAATCCAGACCTCAAAAACTTGACAGATGCACAGGCGCTGTCGCATTTTCAAAACTTTGGTCTAGCTGAAAATCGTCTCTTCTCTCCGTTAGTTGACTTGTCCTTCTACCGTGCTAGCAATCAAGATTTAGCAAATTTCAGTAACCAACAAGCTTACGACCATTTATCCAATTACGGTATTTCCGAAGGACGGCGGTTTTCACCCTTTGTCGATCTCAACTTCTACCGTCAGAACAACGGTGACCTTACAGGCTTAAGCAACGAGCAACTTTTTGACCATTTACGAATTGCTGGTTTAACCGAAGGTCGCCAAGCATCGTCCTTTGTTGATATCAGCATGAGTCGCGACTATGCTGGTAATGCGTTAAATCTGGCTCGTAACGTTGTTTTAAATTCCCAGACAGTTGTCTATAGGGAATCTATTGGTGACGGAGATCGAGATGATTTCTATCGTATAGAGCTGAATACTCAAAATAACAGCTTTCAGTTGAGACTCAATGGTTTGAGTGCTGATGCAAACGTACAACTACTGACTGGTAACGGACAAATTATTTCAGCATCTACTAGCGCTGGTTCTGTAAATGAAGCATTAAGTGTAAGCGATTTACAAGCTGGTACTTATTACATTCGAGTTTATCAAGGTGTTAGCGGTGCAAATACTAACTATAATTTGGGCTTATCTGTTGCACCTACATCATCACCTGTAGCCACTTCAGCCCCACAACCTTTAAGTCCAAGTAACAATTCTTTCATACAGAGTATTTTAGACTTGACAAACGCAGAACGCTTGAAAGCAGGCTTGCAACCCCTACAGTTGAGTGACAAGTTAAATAATTCAGCCCAGACACACGTTCAAAATATGGCAAATAAAGACTTTTTCAATCATACCGACCCTAATGGTTCGTCTGTAGGCGATCGCGCCAAAGCATCGGGTTTTCAATATTCTGCTATTGGTGAAAATATTGCCGCAGGTCACTCAACTGCTCAAGAGGTTTTTCAAGCATGGATGAACAGTGCAGGACATCGTGCCAATATATTAAATCCAGTATTTCAATTCCTTGGAGTTGGATACTATTACCTTGCCAATGACACGGGCAGTGTTAATTACAACCACTATTGGGTTCAAGATTTAGGCACTCTTGGTTGA
- the rfbD gene encoding dTDP-4-dehydrorhamnose reductase: MSQSILLIGSNGQVGTELQRILTPYRNTVAVARPTIDMTKPDTLRSIIRENKPQIIINAAAYTAVDKAESEVEAAMAVNGIAPGILAEEAERFGASLIHISTDYVFDGNNSRPYLETDTINPLSVYGKTKLRGEEAIQKFCTNYFILRTAWVYGSFGKSNFVKTMLRLGGEREELRVVSDQIGSPTWARDIADAIAQILPQLRPEMTGIYHYTNSGVASWYDFAVTIFEEAQQLGFPLKVQRVVPISTSEYPTLARRPSYSVLSCAKITKVLGTYPPQWRQSLRQMIKEWLVVSV; this comes from the coding sequence ATGAGTCAATCCATTCTGCTGATTGGTAGCAACGGTCAAGTGGGTACAGAACTGCAAAGAATCCTGACCCCCTACAGAAATACCGTCGCAGTGGCACGTCCAACCATAGACATGACCAAACCAGATACTCTACGCAGTATCATTAGAGAAAACAAACCTCAAATTATTATCAACGCTGCTGCGTATACCGCTGTTGACAAAGCTGAAAGTGAAGTGGAAGCAGCAATGGCTGTCAATGGCATAGCACCAGGAATTTTAGCTGAAGAAGCCGAACGATTCGGTGCTTCTCTGATCCATATCTCTACTGATTATGTTTTTGATGGTAATAATAGTCGTCCTTACTTGGAGACTGACACCATCAATCCTTTAAGCGTGTATGGCAAAACCAAGCTAAGAGGAGAAGAAGCTATTCAAAAATTTTGTACCAATTACTTCATTCTTCGCACGGCTTGGGTATATGGAAGTTTCGGCAAAAGTAACTTTGTCAAAACCATGCTGAGACTTGGAGGAGAAAGAGAAGAACTTCGCGTTGTATCTGACCAAATTGGTAGCCCGACTTGGGCGAGAGATATTGCAGATGCGATCGCCCAAATTCTTCCCCAACTTCGTCCGGAAATGACCGGAATTTATCATTACACTAACAGTGGTGTTGCTAGCTGGTACGACTTTGCTGTCACAATTTTTGAAGAAGCACAACAGCTGGGGTTTCCCTTGAAAGTGCAACGTGTTGTCCCAATTTCGACATCAGAATATCCAACATTAGCCCGTCGCCCTAGCTATTCTGTGCTGTCTTGTGCCAAAATAACCAAAGTTTTGGGCACTTATCCACCTCAATGGCGGCAAAGTCTCAGGCAAATGATTAAAGAGTGGTTAGTTGTGAGTGTTTAG
- a CDS encoding glucose-1-phosphate thymidylyltransferase, whose translation MKALILSGGKGTRLRPLTYTGAKQLVPVANKPILWYGIEEMVSAGVTDIGIIISPETGGEVRAKTGNGELFGANITYILQDRPAGLAHAVQVARPFLGDSPFLMYLGDNLIQQGDLSHFLEVFSQNHQDALILLRQVANPSAFGVAKVDETGRVVQLIEKPKDPPSNLALVGVYFFSHVIHDAIANIKPSARGELEITDAIQSLIDNQKHVVACQLEGWWLDTGKKDDLLEANRLILDTYLKTSLSGDIDTQSQVIGRVKIGSGSKIINCTIRGPVIIGNNCYIENCFIGPYSSIANDCTLIETDVEHSVLLEGAKIVGIHQRIVDSAIGQRALLTATPRRPKALRFLIGDDSQIELT comes from the coding sequence ATGAAAGCATTGATTCTCTCAGGCGGTAAAGGTACGCGTCTACGTCCTCTCACTTATACGGGAGCAAAACAACTAGTACCAGTTGCCAATAAACCAATACTATGGTATGGCATAGAAGAAATGGTCAGTGCTGGGGTGACTGATATTGGCATCATTATTAGCCCGGAAACGGGAGGAGAAGTTAGAGCCAAAACCGGGAATGGGGAACTTTTCGGAGCTAATATCACCTACATCTTACAGGATCGACCTGCAGGGCTTGCTCACGCTGTTCAAGTTGCTCGTCCCTTTCTCGGGGATTCTCCATTTCTTATGTATTTGGGAGATAATCTAATTCAACAAGGTGATTTAAGCCATTTTCTTGAAGTTTTTAGTCAAAATCACCAAGATGCTTTGATTCTTTTACGCCAGGTTGCTAATCCCAGTGCGTTTGGAGTGGCTAAGGTTGATGAAACAGGTCGGGTGGTACAGCTGATTGAAAAACCAAAAGACCCTCCTTCCAATCTTGCATTGGTTGGTGTCTATTTCTTTTCTCACGTGATTCATGATGCGATCGCTAATATCAAACCTTCTGCAAGAGGCGAATTAGAAATTACCGATGCTATTCAATCCCTAATTGACAATCAAAAACACGTGGTAGCTTGTCAATTGGAAGGTTGGTGGTTGGATACGGGGAAAAAGGATGATTTGCTAGAAGCTAATCGGCTGATTCTTGATACTTACTTAAAGACTTCTCTTTCCGGAGACATTGATACCCAAAGCCAAGTTATTGGGCGGGTAAAAATTGGGAGTGGATCTAAAATCATCAACTGTACAATTCGGGGACCCGTTATCATTGGTAACAATTGTTATATAGAAAACTGTTTTATTGGTCCCTACAGTAGCATTGCCAATGATTGTACTCTCATTGAGACAGATGTGGAACACAGTGTGTTGTTGGAAGGCGCTAAAATAGTAGGAATTCATCAACGTATTGTAGATAGCGCGATCGGACAACGAGCACTGTTGACTGCTACACCGCGTCGTCCAAAAGCTTTGCGATTTCTTATTGGTGATGATAGTCAAATAGAATTAACGTGA
- a CDS encoding glycosyltransferase: MIYFLTINYFSTPLVTKLISSLPDKNHFECKIIIINNSPDDNSIYDLKNESVLIFDATHNLGFGRACNMGLKWIYEQDSQGIVWIINPDAYLSDNPLEKVNLFFESNPEVSILGTIIHTPTGEIWFAGGCFTPATGTISTQDLLTNTETEYVTCDWVSGCSLIVNLRKFDNFPQFDPTYFLYYEDFDLCKRYGLQGHTVAVTKRFGVVHQPSSITNKYIFRKIKHSTYSYLITLEKYTNNFILLLRLIRLLAYTIVLMFVKPQVAFGKFSGVLMYLRRSLS, encoded by the coding sequence GTGATTTACTTTTTAACAATTAACTATTTTTCCACTCCTCTCGTTACCAAGTTAATCAGTTCTTTACCAGATAAGAACCATTTTGAATGCAAAATTATAATTATTAACAATTCCCCTGATGATAATTCTATTTACGATCTCAAAAATGAATCTGTACTGATTTTTGATGCTACTCATAATCTAGGTTTTGGTCGTGCTTGTAATATGGGCTTAAAATGGATTTACGAGCAAGACTCTCAAGGAATTGTCTGGATTATCAATCCAGATGCTTATTTATCAGATAACCCTTTAGAGAAAGTTAATTTATTCTTTGAGTCCAATCCCGAAGTATCAATTTTGGGTACAATTATTCATACCCCTACGGGAGAAATTTGGTTTGCAGGCGGATGCTTTACTCCCGCAACCGGAACTATTAGCACTCAAGACTTATTAACAAACACAGAGACAGAGTACGTGACGTGTGATTGGGTATCGGGTTGCAGCTTAATTGTGAATCTCCGTAAATTTGATAATTTTCCTCAATTTGATCCTACTTACTTTCTCTACTATGAAGATTTTGATTTATGCAAAAGATATGGGCTTCAAGGACATACGGTTGCAGTAACCAAGCGATTTGGCGTGGTTCATCAACCCTCTTCAATTACTAATAAATACATTTTTAGAAAAATAAAACACAGTACTTATAGTTATTTAATAACTTTAGAGAAATATACAAATAATTTTATTTTATTGCTTCGATTAATCCGTTTGCTTGCCTATACTATAGTTTTGATGTTTGTTAAGCCTCAAGTCGCATTTGGTAAGTTTTCTGGAGTTTTGATGTATTTGAGGCGATCGCTTTCTTAA
- a CDS encoding glycosyltransferase family 4 protein, whose translation MSKLLINLSVVFSQPTGISNYAKNLFPYLKTLQPTLLTADKYPDFNCYSIPDNLTPAQGTKGHFSRIIWTQFQLPRIYQKLESSLIFSPIPEAPLYGKCRFIVMVHDLIPIRFPKLSSPLTHYFRYYIPQVLNQAQHIVCNSHSTAKDITQFYRIPESKITPIPLAYDASRFCPVSLETDRQDSPPYFLYLGRQDPYKNLLRLISAFAAIPDRKDYELWFAGPQDKRYTPSLQKLAEDLDVMHQIKFLDYVSYQDLPKIIGRAIALVFPSLWEGFGFPVLEAMACGTPVITSNISSLPEVAGDAAIAIDPYNVGEITEAMQLIATDSQLRQHLSLKGIHRANQFSWEKTGIATIEVLSRYL comes from the coding sequence ATGAGCAAATTATTAATTAATCTATCAGTTGTTTTCTCCCAGCCTACTGGTATAAGTAACTACGCAAAAAATCTTTTTCCTTATTTAAAAACTCTCCAGCCAACTTTATTGACAGCTGATAAATATCCAGATTTTAATTGTTATTCAATTCCCGATAACCTCACACCCGCTCAAGGTACAAAAGGGCATTTTAGCCGTATTATATGGACTCAATTTCAACTACCTCGAATTTATCAAAAGCTAGAATCTAGTTTGATATTTTCACCTATTCCGGAAGCTCCCTTATATGGAAAATGCCGTTTTATTGTCATGGTTCATGACCTTATTCCAATACGCTTTCCCAAACTTTCATCGCCACTAACACACTATTTCCGCTATTACATTCCTCAAGTGCTGAATCAAGCACAGCATATTGTTTGTAACTCTCATTCTACAGCTAAGGATATCACTCAGTTTTACCGCATACCAGAAAGCAAAATTACTCCCATTCCCTTAGCCTATGATGCCAGTCGTTTTTGCCCTGTTTCTTTGGAGACTGACAGGCAAGATTCTCCTCCCTATTTTCTTTATCTTGGGCGACAAGACCCCTATAAAAACTTACTCAGACTTATTTCAGCTTTTGCTGCAATACCCGATCGTAAAGATTATGAATTGTGGTTTGCCGGACCACAAGATAAACGCTACACACCAAGCCTGCAAAAACTAGCTGAGGATCTTGATGTTATGCATCAAATCAAATTCCTCGACTATGTTTCCTATCAAGATTTACCCAAAATTATCGGTCGTGCGATCGCTCTAGTTTTCCCCAGTCTCTGGGAAGGATTTGGTTTTCCAGTTTTAGAAGCTATGGCTTGCGGTACGCCCGTAATTACATCTAATATTTCCTCTTTACCAGAAGTCGCTGGTGATGCTGCTATTGCGATCGATCCCTACAATGTAGGAGAAATAACCGAAGCTATGCAATTAATAGCAACCGATTCACAATTGCGTCAGCATCTTTCTCTTAAAGGAATACATAGGGCAAATCAATTCAGTTGGGAAAAAACAGGAATAGCGACGATTGAGGTTTTATCGCGCTATCTTTGA
- a CDS encoding DeoR/GlpR family DNA-binding transcription regulator, translating to MLNAERKQFILESLRREGKVLSSDLSSHLNVSEDTIRRDLRDLAEAGLLMRVHGGALPVSGQALTYTARQSQAQKAKVAIGKAAAGLVRSGQVVLLDGGTTTLQVVEYFPKDLHATVITHSPPIAVALVENSNIEVILLGGRLLKNSLVAVGAATVQSLRSIRADLCLLGVRSLHPDMGIGVLDLEEAYVKRAMMDSSAEVVALASEEKLGTAAPYIVGPLDQLTHLVTENTVSEQALQPYKAAGITIIRA from the coding sequence ATGTTGAACGCTGAAAGAAAACAGTTTATTCTAGAATCCCTACGCCGTGAAGGAAAGGTGCTTTCATCCGACTTGAGCAGCCATTTGAATGTTTCAGAAGACACCATTCGTCGGGACTTACGAGATTTGGCTGAAGCTGGATTACTGATGCGCGTACACGGTGGTGCGTTACCTGTTTCCGGTCAAGCACTTACCTATACCGCAAGGCAAAGCCAAGCTCAAAAAGCGAAGGTAGCCATTGGAAAGGCAGCTGCGGGTTTAGTTCGTTCGGGACAGGTGGTGCTGTTGGATGGTGGTACAACGACACTACAAGTTGTAGAATATTTCCCAAAAGACTTACACGCTACAGTCATCACCCACAGTCCCCCAATTGCTGTAGCCTTAGTAGAAAATTCCAATATTGAGGTCATACTTCTTGGAGGAAGGCTTTTGAAAAATTCCTTAGTAGCAGTTGGGGCAGCAACTGTTCAGAGTTTGCGGAGTATCCGTGCAGATTTATGCCTGTTAGGTGTACGCAGCTTGCACCCAGATATGGGAATTGGCGTGCTCGATCTTGAGGAAGCTTATGTCAAACGTGCAATGATGGATAGTTCTGCTGAGGTCGTTGCGCTTGCGTCTGAGGAAAAATTGGGAACCGCAGCACCATATATTGTAGGTCCCCTCGATCAACTGACACATTTAGTGACTGAAAACACTGTGAGCGAGCAAGCCCTTCAGCCTTACAAAGCAGCCGGGATAACTATTATCCGTGCTTGA
- a CDS encoding Cof-type HAD-IIB family hydrolase: MKQAIRTTPYQLAAIDLDDTLLGLDKQISSENKAAVQLLTNLGIHVVLASGRKHQNILQFHQQLGLRGLIVSTHGALVKDAETGNILQQQLVPVNLASQVMADGLAYGLTLICYYSDGVRVSEKNVWTDLYQKRTGEEVRVDSKLVQNLHEAPQKVMWSGEPERISALHQVAKARYQEQLNIIPTDPENLDFIAMEVNKAVGVAAVAQHYGVKQSEVVAFGDGHNDVPLLSWAGLGIAMSHACPSAKKSAKLVASPGNPETSFARAVAMALASN, encoded by the coding sequence ATGAAACAGGCTATTCGTACAACACCTTACCAGCTTGCCGCTATCGACCTTGATGATACTTTACTTGGTCTTGACAAACAGATTAGTTCTGAGAACAAAGCCGCAGTGCAATTGTTGACTAACCTCGGTATTCACGTGGTACTTGCTTCCGGACGCAAACATCAGAATATCCTGCAATTTCACCAACAGCTTGGTTTGCGCGGTTTGATTGTGTCCACTCATGGGGCATTAGTCAAAGACGCAGAAACAGGCAATATCCTGCAACAGCAATTAGTACCTGTCAATCTTGCAAGTCAGGTCATGGCAGATGGGCTAGCTTACGGCTTAACTCTCATCTGCTACTACAGTGATGGAGTGCGTGTCAGCGAGAAGAATGTTTGGACGGATTTGTACCAAAAGCGCACTGGTGAAGAGGTGAGAGTAGACAGCAAGCTCGTTCAAAATCTGCATGAAGCACCACAGAAGGTGATGTGGAGTGGAGAACCCGAACGTATTTCAGCACTGCATCAAGTTGCAAAGGCACGCTATCAGGAACAACTCAACATCATACCAACAGATCCAGAAAATCTAGATTTTATAGCGATGGAAGTTAATAAGGCAGTCGGCGTAGCAGCCGTCGCTCAGCATTATGGTGTCAAACAAAGTGAAGTTGTTGCTTTTGGCGATGGTCACAACGACGTACCTCTGCTCTCTTGGGCGGGTCTTGGAATTGCAATGTCTCACGCTTGTCCAAGTGCTAAAAAATCAGCAAAACTTGTGGCTTCCCCTGGTAATCCAGAGACTAGTTTCGCCCGTGCTGTTGCAATGGCGTTAGCTTCCAACTGA
- a CDS encoding DUF4351 domain-containing protein, with protein sequence MFRLSDFDIKKTRYYEEVREEVKEEVREEVKEEVREEVKEEVREEVKEEVREEVKEEVKQEEVLQLVVRQLERRIGGVAQQLQQRMTRLSVAQLENLALALLDFSNESDLLTWLQENSN encoded by the coding sequence ATGTTCAGATTGAGCGATTTTGACATCAAGAAGACAAGGTACTACGAGGAAGTTCGCGAAGAAGTCAAAGAGGAAGTTCGCGAAGAAGTCAAAGAGGAAGTTCGCGAAGAAGTCAAAGAGGAAGTTCGCGAAGAAGTCAAAGAGGAAGTTCGCGAAGAAGTCAAAGAGGAAGTTAAGCAGGAAGAAGTACTGCAGTTAGTTGTGCGTCAACTTGAACGCCGCATAGGCGGAGTGGCTCAGCAATTGCAACAACGCATGACTCGGTTATCAGTAGCGCAACTAGAGAATTTAGCTCTTGCACTGTTAGATTTTTCTAATGAATCAGATTTATTGACGTGGTTGCAAGAGAATTCTAATTAA
- a CDS encoding L,D-transpeptidase family protein produces MPFTEIPEVLCLTGCLSQQVLHTPPTGKEFLNYNQPLSQLINSTNVKDKTSILIEKSKHRLTIYYEQKPLKSYPVVFGGNPTGDKLQQGDNRTPEGVLRIKDLYPHPQWSKFLWLDYPNPQSWRKHFQAKTQGKIAWSQPIGGEVGIHGVPQGGDNTIDDRTNWTLGCPSLKNKDVEELYQVVQKGTLVEIVP; encoded by the coding sequence ATGCCCTTTACGGAAATTCCAGAAGTACTGTGTTTAACAGGTTGTCTGTCACAACAAGTTTTGCATACTCCTCCTACAGGCAAAGAATTCTTGAACTACAACCAACCTCTTTCACAACTTATCAACAGTACAAATGTTAAGGATAAGACTTCTATTTTGATTGAAAAGTCAAAGCATAGGCTCACGATTTACTACGAGCAAAAACCATTAAAGTCTTACCCTGTCGTTTTCGGTGGTAATCCAACAGGAGATAAGTTACAACAAGGCGATAATCGTACTCCAGAAGGTGTCCTGCGTATTAAAGACTTATACCCTCACCCGCAATGGTCAAAGTTTCTGTGGTTAGATTATCCCAACCCTCAATCCTGGAGAAAACATTTCCAAGCAAAAACTCAAGGTAAAATTGCTTGGTCTCAGCCTATCGGTGGCGAAGTTGGTATTCACGGTGTTCCTCAAGGCGGCGACAACACGATCGACGATCGCACGAACTGGACATTGGGATGTCCTTCTTTGAAGAACAAAGATGTAGAGGAATTATATCAGGTTGTACAAAAGGGTACATTGGTAGAAATTGTTCCTTGA
- a CDS encoding VOC family protein has translation MFKGIRAVFFFVDDVVVAANWYSQLLNLPIKYFYINNEVRGALINVIDVEMFFHQADEKMRPGNAGQIAYWSVDSFYQAMELAQKHGAKLYRGPLTIENNQAICQMWDPFGNLFGLQGSTLESP, from the coding sequence ATGTTCAAGGGTATTCGAGCCGTCTTTTTTTTCGTAGATGATGTTGTTGTCGCTGCTAATTGGTACAGCCAACTCCTAAATCTACCAATTAAGTATTTTTACATAAATAATGAAGTACGAGGAGCGCTTATTAATGTCATCGATGTTGAAATGTTTTTCCACCAAGCAGATGAGAAAATGCGACCGGGTAATGCAGGTCAGATTGCTTACTGGAGCGTAGACAGCTTTTATCAAGCAATGGAACTTGCCCAAAAGCATGGCGCTAAACTTTACCGAGGTCCATTAACGATTGAGAACAACCAGGCAATCTGTCAAATGTGGGACCCATTTGGAAATCTTTTTGGCTTACAAGGTTCTACTTTGGAATCTCCATGA